From a region of the Solanum stenotomum isolate F172 chromosome 2, ASM1918654v1, whole genome shotgun sequence genome:
- the LOC125856974 gene encoding uncharacterized protein LOC125856974, with protein sequence MKKMKSESLTLLLVNLAGIMERADESLLPGVYKEVGKALHTDPTGLGSLTLFRSIVQCLCYPLAAYLSGRQNRTHVIALGAFLWSAATFLVAISSTFTQVAISRGLNGIGLAIVGPAIQSLVADSTDESNRGIAFGWLQLTGNFGSILGGLISVLLAETSFMGIAGWRISFHLVGFISVVVGILVHLFAKDPRFIDNYGYVKEQPPQKSFREEVRELLKEARAVVKVPSFQILVAQGVSGSFPWSSLSFTPMWLELIGFSHKTTALLLTLFNVALSIGGLFGGKMGDVLAKHLPNSGRIILSQISSGSAIPLAAILLLGLPDDPSTAAIHGLVLFIMGLTISWNGPATNNPIFAEIVPERARTSIYALDRSFESILASFAPPVVGILAQHVYGFKPIPKDSTGSQEIETDRENAAPLAKALYTAIGIPITICCFIYSFLYSTYPRDRDRAKMDALIDTELKRIDETGYHPSDEENDILQYFSESDELHKKELTMIDIDYKVDERLDNDEKRLLPDQL encoded by the exons atgaagaagatgaaatcaGAATCGTTGACTTTACTACTAGTCAACCTCGCCGGAATAATGGAACGCGCCGACGAGTCGTTATTGCCCGGAGTTTACAAAGAAGTTGGTAAAGCTTTGCATACTGATCCTACTGGACTTGGTTCTCTCACTCTTTTTAGATCTATAGTTCAATGTCTTTGTTACCCTCTTGCTGCTTATCTCTCCGGCCGTCAAAATCGAACTCATGTTATTGCTCTTGGTGCTTTTCTCTGGTCTGCTGCTACCTTTCTTGTAGCCATTTCTTCCACTTTTACTCAG GTTGCCATTTCCAGAGGTTTGAATGGAATAGGACTCGCGATAGTCGGACCAGCAATCCAATCTCTAGTAGCTGATTCAACAGATGAAAGCAACCGCGGTATAGCTTTTGGTTGGCTACAGTTAACAGGGAACTTTGGCTCTATCCTTGGCGGGCTTATATCGGTTTTACTAGCTGAAACATCATTCATGGGAATCGCTGGCTGGAGAATCTCCTTCCATCTGGTAGGTTTTATTAGTGTTGTAGTTGGTATATTGGTGCATCTTTTCGCCAAAGATCCTCGCTTTATTGACAATTATGGCTATGTAAAAGAGCAACCTCCCCAAAAATCATTTAGAGAAGAAGTAAGGGAGTTGCTAAAAGAAGCAAGAGCAGTTGTGAAAGTACCTTCTTTTCAAATACTTGTTGCTCAGGGAGTGTCGGGGTCATTCCCTTGGTCATCGTTGTCATTTACACCTATGTGGTTGGAGCTTATTGGATTCTCCCACAAGACAACAGCATTACTCTTGACGTTGTTTAATGTTGCACTCTCAATTGGTGGATTGTTTGGAGGAAAAATGGGAGATGTCCTTGCAAAACACTTGCCGAATTCTGGTAGAATAATTCTATCTCAGATAAGTTCTGGCTCAGCGATCCCTTTAGCTGCAATTTTGCTTCTCGGATTGCCTGATGATCCTTCCACAGCTGCAATCCATGGTTTAGTCTTGTTCATCATGGGATTAACAATATCTTGGAATGGTCCAGCAACAAACAA TCCAATTTTTGCGGAGATAGTTCCTGAGAGAGCTCGAACAAGCATCTATGCTCTGGATCGATCATTTGAGTCTATACTGGCATCATTTGCTCCTCCAGTGGTTGGTATTTTGGCTCAACACGTTTATGGTTTTAAACCAATCCCTAAAGACTCAACGGGTTCACAAGAAATTGAAACAGATAGAGAGAATGCAGCCCCACTTGCCAAGGCACTCTACACTGCTATAGGCATTCCAATAACAATTTGTTGCTTCATCTATTCATTCCTTTATAGTACATATCCACGTGACAGAGACCGTGCTAAAATGGATGCATTAATAGACACAGAGTTGAAACGGATTGATGAAACAGGCTATCATCCTTCCGATGAAGAAAATGACATACTTCAATATTTTTCCGAATCTGATGAGCTTCACAAAAAAGAACTCACCATGATTGATATAGATTACAAGGTAGATGAAAGGCTTGACAACGACGAGAAAAGGCTTCTTCCAGATCAGTTGTAA